The following coding sequences are from one Zalophus californianus isolate mZalCal1 chromosome 5, mZalCal1.pri.v2, whole genome shotgun sequence window:
- the LOC113929947 gene encoding LOW QUALITY PROTEIN: copine-2-like (The sequence of the model RefSeq protein was modified relative to this genomic sequence to represent the inferred CDS: deleted 1 base in 1 codon), producing the protein MAYIPSGGAPATGVAPVGSQYCVCKVELSVSGQNLLDRDVTSKSDPFCVLFTESDGRWIEYDRTETAVNNLNPAFSKKFVLDYHFEEVQKLKCALFDQDKSSTQLEEHDFLGQFSCSLGTIVSSKITRPLMLMNDKPAGKGLITVAAQELSDNQVITLSLAGRKLDKKDLFGKSDPFLEFYKPGDDGKWMLVHRTEVIKYTLDPVWKPFTVPLVSLCDGDVEKPIQVMCYDYDNDGGHDFIGEFQTSVSQMCEARDGVPLEFEYINPKKQRKKKNYKNSGIIILRSCEINRDYSFLDYILGGCQLMFTVGIDFTASNGNPLDPSSLHCINPMGTNEYLSAIWAVGQIIQDYDSDKMFPALGFGAQLPPDWKVSHEFAINFNPTNPFCSGVDGIAQAYAACLPHIRFYGPTNFSPIVNHVAQFAAQATQQQTATQYFILLIITDGVISDMEETRHTVVQASKLPMSIIIVGVGNADFAAMEFLDGDSRTLRSHTRSHTGEEAARDIVQFVTFREFRNAARETLAKAVLAELPQQVVQYFKHKNLPPTHLEPA; encoded by the exons aTGGCCTACATCCCTAGTGGGGGCGCCCCGGCCACGGGGGTAGCACCCGTGGGCTCTCAGTATTGCGTGTGCAAGGTGGAGCTGTCAGTGAGTGGCCAGAACCTGCTGGACCGGGATGTGACCTCCAAGTCTGACCCCTTCTGTGTCCTCTTTACAGAGAGCGACGGCAGGTGGATTGAGTATGACAGGACGGAAACCGCGGTCAACAACCTCAACCCCGCGTTCTCCAAGAAGTTCGTCCTTGACTACCACTTCGAGGAAGTGCAGAAGCTCAAGTGCGCCCTGTTCGACCAGGACAAGTCCAGCACACAGCTGGAAGAGCATGATTTCCTGGGCCAGTTCTCCTGCAGCCTGGGCACGATCGTCTCCAGCAAGATCACTCGGCCTCTGATGCTGATGAATGACAAGCCTGCAGGGAAGGGCTTGATTACGGTCGCCGCCCAGGAGCTGTCGGACAACCAGGTCATCACACTGAGTCTGGCGGGCAGGAAGCTGGACAAGAAGGACCTCTTCGGAAAGTCAGACCCATTTCTTGAGTTTTATAAACCAGGAGATGATGGCAAGTGGATGCTGGTTCACAGGACTGAGGTGATCAAGTACACGCTGGACCCTGTGTGGAAACCATTCACTGTCCCATTGGTATCCCTGTGTGATGGGGACGTGGAGAAGCCCATCCAGGTCATGTGCTACGACTATGACAATGACGGGGGCCATGACTTCATCGGCGAGTTCCAGACGTCGGTGTCGCAGATGTGTGAGGCTCGTGATGGCGTCCCGCTGGAGTTTGAGTACATCAACCCCaagaagcaaaggaagaagaagaactaTAAAAACTCAGGCATCATTATCCTGCGTTCCTGCGAGATAAACCGGGACTACTCCTTCCTGGACTACATCCTGGGAGGCTGCCAGCTCATGTTCACTGTTGGGATAGACTTCACAGCCTCCAACGGGAATCCCCTTGACCCTTCCTCTTTGCACTGTATCAACCCCATGGGCACCAACGAGTATCTGTCGGCCATCTGGGCTGTTGGGCAGATCATTCAGGACTACGACAGTGATAAGATGTTTCCGGCTCTGGGCTTTGGGGCCCAGTTACCCCCAGACTGGAAGGTCTCCCATGAGTTTGCCATCAACTTCAACCCCACCAACCCCTTCTGCTCAGGTGTGGATGGCATCGCCCAGGCATACGCGGCTTGCCTGCCCCATATCCGTTTCTATGGTCCCACCAACTTCTCTCCCATCGTCAACCACGTGGCGCAGTTTGCGGCCCAGGCCACACAGCAGCAGACGGCCACGCAATACTTCATCCTCCTCATCATCACGGATGGCGTCATCAGTGACATGGAGGAGACGCGCCACACCGTGGTGCAGGCTTCCAAGCTGCCCATGTCCATCATCATCGTGGGCGTGGGCAACGCCGACTTCGCCGCCATGGAGTTCCTGGACGGGGACAGCCGCACACTGCGCTCGCACACC CGCTCGCACACCGGGGAGGAGGCAGCCCGTGATATCGTGCAGTTCGTGACCTTCCGAGAGTTCCGCAATGCAGCGAGAGAGACCTTGGCCAAAGCTGTGCTGGCGGAACTGCCCCAACAAGTCGTGCAGTATTTCAAGCATAAaaacctgccccccacccacttgGAGCCCGCCTGA